The Vulpes vulpes isolate BD-2025 chromosome 10, VulVul3, whole genome shotgun sequence genome has a window encoding:
- the CRYBB3 gene encoding beta-crystallin B3, whose amino-acid sequence MTSTPGLARVDLVTRFPLVEARGVPGEMAEQHGAPEQAAAGKSHGGLGGSYKVIVYEMENFQGKRCELSAECPNLTESLLEKVGSIQVESGPWLAFERRAFRGEQFVLEKGDYPRWDAWSNSHHSDSLLSLRPLHIDGPDHKLHLFENPAFSGRKMEIVDDDVPSLWAHGFQDRVASIRAVNGTWVGYEFPGYRGRQYVFERGEYRHWNEWDANQPQLQSVRRIRDQKWHKRGCFLSS is encoded by the exons ATGACATCGACACCTGGTTTGGCCCGGGTGGACCTGGTGACTCGTTTTCCTTTGGTAGAAGCCAGAGGTGTTCCTGGGGAGATGGCTGAACAGCACGGAGCTCCGGAGCAGGCTGCAGCTGGCAAGAGCCATGGAGGCCTAGGGGGCAGCTACAAG GTGATCGTGTACGAAATGGAGAACTTCCAGGGCAAGCGGTGCGAGCTGTCGGCTGAGTGCCCCAACCTGACAGAGAGCCTGCTGGAGAAGGTGGGCTCCATCCAGGTGGAGTCTGGGCC GTGGCTGGCGTTTGAGCGCAGAGCCTTCCGCGGGGAGCAGTTTGTCCTGGAGAAGGGCGATTACCCTCGCTGGGATGCCTGGTCCAACAGCCACCACAGTGACAGCCTCCTGTCCCTCCGGCCTCTGCACATC gatggCCCAGATCACAAGCTGCACCTGTTTGAGAACCCAGCCTTCAGCGGCCGCAAGATGGAGATAGTGGACGACGACGTGCCCAGCCTCTGGGCTCACGGCTTCCAGGACCGCGTGGCGAGCATCCGGGCCGTCAACGGGAC GTGGGTCGGCTATGAGTTCCCGGGCTACCGCGGGCGCCAGTACGTGTTCGAGCGGGGCGAGTACCGCCACTGGAACGAGTGGGACGCTAACCAGCCGCAGCTGCAGTCCGTGCGCCGCATCCGGGACCAGAAGTGGCACAAGCGGGGCTGCTTCCTCAGCAGCTGA
- the CRYBB2 gene encoding beta-crystallin B2 — protein MASDHQTQAGKPQPLNPKIIIFEQENFQGHSHELSGPCPNLKETGVEKAGSVLVQAGPWVGYEQANCKGEQFVFEKGEYPRWDSWTSSRRTDSLSSLRPIKVDSQEHKIILYENPNFTGKKMEIIDDDVPSFHAHGYQEKVSSVRVQSGTWVGYQYPGYRGLQYLLEKGDYKDSGDFGAPHPQVQSVRRIRDMQWHQRGAFHPSN, from the exons ATGGCCTCGGACCACCAGACTCAAGCGGGCAAGCCACAGCCCCTCAACCCCAAG ATCATCATCTTTGAGCAGGAGAACTTCCAGGGCCACTCACATGAGCTCAGTGGGCCCTGCCCTAACCTGAAGGAGACTGGAGTGGAGAAGGCAGGCTCTGTCCTGGTGCAGGCTGGACC CTGGGTGGGCTACGAACAAGCCAACTGCAAGGGAGAGCAGTTTGTGTTCGAGAAGGGCGAGTACCCCCGCTGGGACTCGTGGACCAGCAGTCGGAGGACCGACTCCCTCAGCTCCCTGAGACCCATCAAAGTG GACAGCCAAGAGCACAAGATCATCCTCTATGAAAACCCCAACTTCACGGGGAAGAAGATGGAAATCATAGATGATGACGTGCCCAGTTTCCACGCCCATGGCTACCAGGAGAAGGTGTCATCAGTGCGGGTGCAGAGTGGCAC GTGGGTCGGTTACCAGTACCCTGGCTATCGTGGGCTGCAGTACCTGCTGGAGAAGGGAGACTACAAGGACAGCGGTGACTTtggggctccccacccccaggtgcaGTCCGTGCGCCGCATCCGCGACATGCAGTGGCACCAACGGGGTGCCTTCCACCCCTCCAACTAG